The DNA window GAAATGTGGACGACCATTCCGGCGGAACGATCATGAATACTGACACGGCGATCTACGCTCTCAACGCTGGCTCGGTCGGAATGCGGGATGCGAAGTTCGTGAACAACGACCATGTCGCGATCGTCAGAAATTCCGACGTTCTCGACCTGAACTCCTCCTACATCACCGGAACGAACATCTCCTTCATTGAAGCCACGGATGTCAAACTGTTCGGCATGACGAACAACATGTTCGAGAACAACTCGATCACGAACGCCGTGGGCATCGACTATGCCGTCACCAAGTCGGGCGGCTACGTGACGCGTCTGGTGCGAAACGAAATCGTCGACTCGCCTCGAACCTTCTTCCAGGCTCGGACGACAGCGGGAGTGACCGATGCGTCGCTCGACTACACCTTCAGCGGGAACGATATCGATCTGGCCGAGGCTTACGGCGTAGCCGCCAAGCTGGACTGGACCGGACCGGTTTCGGCGGAAGTCATTCAGAACCTCATCACGGGCGATGCCAGCAATCAGAAAGCCTTCGCCTTTACCACCGGCGATGCGGCTGACAAAGGCACGTTTGCCTTCACGGACAATATCATGGGCTTCACCGGCCGCGGGAGTACGGGCATCGAACTGCTGGCCGGTTCGCCGGTCGACTTGCTGATCGGCAACAACCTGGTTGAATTCCGGGGACTCGATGGCGTCGGAATGCGAGTCTCGGGCAGCCGGGCGTCCTACATCCTGATTGCCCAGAACACGATCGACGACTACGCGGGTGGAGCAACCGGAATTCTGTTCCCGTCGCTGCACGACGGTTCAACAGTCACTCTGAACTCGAACCAGATTACCCTCAACCGATTCAACACCTTTGTCGACCGCGGGATTATTCTGAGCAACGTGACCGGAACCGACGAACCGTTCGTGACCTTCAGCTCGACACTGACCAACCAGATCGACGGAGCCACAACGACCTACTCACTGCCGAATGGAACGACGACCGGCCGCATCCTGATCAACGGCCAGGTGGCTCAGTAAGCGGAGTTGCTTCCGCTGGGACCACGGGAATGAAATGAACCCCTTGCCGAAAAATCGGCGAGGGGTTCTTCTTTTGGCGTCCAGATGCTGCATTAAATCTGCTTATTGAAGCCCTCTTGTGCGAGATGGTCGATTCGCATCGCAGTCTCTGGAAACCCGGAACGGGACCAACTATTATCCTTCCGAGCACAACTTGATGCACTCCGTTCTCTGGAATCGAGCAGGAAAAGCCCAGCGATGAAAATTCATGAGTATCAGGGAAAAAAACTGTTTCGCGAAGCTGGTGTCCCGGTCCCTCGCGGAATCGTTGTCACTTCGCCTGAAGAAGCAGCCACCGCGTACACCGAACTTGGCGGATCGCTCGCTGTGGTGAAATCACAGATTCACGCTGGGGGCCGAGGAAAGGGAACATTCAAAGACAACGCCGATCAACGTGGTGTCGTCCTGGTTCGTTCCGCTGAGGAAGCTCGCGAGAACGCCGAACGCATGCTCGGCAAAACGCTGGTGACCATCCAGACCGGTGAAGAGGGCAAGCAGGTCAACACGCTGTTTGTCGAAGAAGGGCTCGATATCGCCCGCGAACTCTACCTGGGCATTGTCGTTGATCGCGAAACACACTGCCCGGTCCTGATCATGTCCTCCGAAGGGGGGATGGAGATCGAAGTCGTCGCTGAGAAGTCGCCGGAGAAGATTCTTCGTGAGCACTTCGATGCCGACATGGGACTGCTGCCGTTCCAGGCTCGCAATCTGGCGTTTGCTCTGGGAATGGAAGGCCCGACCGTTCGAGCTGCGGAAAAATTCCTGACGAAGATCTGCAAGTTCTTTGTCGACAACGACTGCAGCATGTGCGAGATCAACCCACTGATCGTCACTGGTGATGGCCAGTTGGTCGCTCTCGATGCCAAGGTGACTTTCGACGAGAACGCTCTGTTCCGTCACAAAGACTTCGAGATGCTCCGCGATCTCTCTGAAGAAGAGCCGGCGGAAGTGAAAGCACAGAAGGCGGGACTCAGCTATGTGAAGCTCGAAGGCAATATCGGTTGCCTCGTTAACGGAGCGGGTCTGGCCATGAGCACGATGGACCTGATCAAACTGCACGGCGGCGAGCCGGCCAACTTCCTCGACGTCGGCGGCGGAGCCAGTGTCGAAGCTGTGACTGAAGCCTTCCGCATCATTCTCGATGACAAGAATGTGAAGGCTGTGCTGGTCAATATCTTCGGGGGCATCATGAAATGTGATGTGATCGTCGAAGCCCTGATGACTGCTTACGACAAAGTCGGGTTCGAGGTGCCGCTGGTCGTGCGACTCGAAGGAACGAACGTCGAGAAAGCCCGCAAAATGCTGGAAGAATCCGGCAAGGACATCATCACTGCGGCTGACCTGACCGATGCCGCCAAGAAGGTGGTCGGATCGATTTCCTGAGATCGTTTCGAGTCCGCAATTCCAGATTCACCAGTTCGGAGTCAATCGCATGCAGACCGGAATCCGCCTCGCGTTGCTGCTGATCGCGTTCGTCGTGACGTCAACTCGCGTTGACGCCGCCGAGCGGCCGAACATCCTGTTTCTGTTTGCCGACGACTGGGGCCGCTACGCCGGCAAGTATGCCGAGATCGATGGCCCCGGAACGCTCAACGATGTGGTTAAGACTCCGAACATCGATCGAGTGGCCGGTGAAGGCGTGACGTTCACCAACGCCTACGTGAATGCCCCGAGTTGTACGCCGTGCCGCAGTTCGCTGCTGTCCGGGCAATACTTCTACCGAACAGGGCAGGGGGCCATTCTGCAGGGAGCAATCTGGGATTCCGAGATCCCGACCTACCCGCTTCTGCTTCAGGACAACGGCTATCACATCGGATTCACCTACAAAGTGTGGAGCCCGGGGCAACCCGTGAACGCCGGCTATGGCGGAAGGCAGAATGCCTCGACGCCGGCTGGCGGAAAATTCAACGGGTTCAGTCAGCAGGCGACGAGAATGGTCGACTCCGGAAAGTCGATCGAAGAAGCTAAACAGGTTCTGCTCGATGAAGTTCGCAAGAACTTCGAATCGTTTCTCGAGAAGGGAGACGAAGGGCAGTCGTTCTGTTACTGGTTCGGGCCGACCAATGTTCATCGCAAATGGATCGCCGGCTCCGGCAAGAAGCTCTGGCGGATCGATCCCGATACACTGAAAGGGAAGGTGCCGCCCTTCCTGCCCGATGTTCCCGTCGTGCGTGAAGATCTGGCCGACTACTTCGGCGAAGTCGCCGCTTTCGATGCGGCTGTCGGCGTCATTCTGGAATCGCTGCAGAAACGGGGACAAACCGAAAACACGCTCATCGTGATCAGCGGCGATCATGGGGCTCCTGGTTTTCCGTATGGCAAGTGCAACCTGTACGACTTCGGCACCAATGTGCCGCTGGTCGCCAGTTGGCCCGGGAAGATTCCAGCTGGACGCGTCGTCACCGACTTTACCACGCTGATGGACCTGGCCCCGACATTCCTTGAGGCGGGCGGAACCGAAGTTCCTGACGTCATGACAGGCCGCAGCCTGTTGCCGGTGATGATGAGCAACAAGTCGGGCCGCGTCGATGAAGAGCGGGATTCGGCGATTACCGGTCGCGAGCGGCACGTCGCGGAAGCTCGGGAAGGGCAGAAGACCTATCCGCAGCGGGCAATCCGCACCGATGAGTTTCTCTACATTATCAACTTCAAACCAGATCGTTGGCCGATGGGCGATCCCCGCGAAGTGGGGCCGAACAAGACGCCTTCGACCGATGCGCTGACGAACAATACATTCATCGCCTTCCCCGACATGGACGCCAGCCCGACGAAAGCCTGGCTTGTGAACAATCGGAATAAGGAGGGGGTGAAGCTCCTTTACGATTTTGCCTTCGCCAAACGCCCGCGCGAAGAGCTTTATGTGCTCGCCGATGATCCTCATCAAATCCGCAACGTGGCCGATCAGCCACAGTACGAGGACGTCCGCAAGCAACTTCACGATCGGCTGATGAAGGAACTCCGGCGAACCAGCGACCCACGGGTTGTGGATAGCGGAGAGACCTTCGAGAATCCGCCGTTCACTGGACCTGTTTCCAGAAACTGACCAACCCAGACCGACTGATAGAATCTAGTACTTCACGGGATTACAGAATGAGTATTCTTGTCGACGAAGACACACGCATCATTACGCAGGGGATCACCGGGAAGGCGGGTCTGTTCCACTCGCAGCAGTGCCGGGCGTATGCTGCGGAATTCCGGCCGAACGAGAACATCCTCGTCGGCGGAGTAACGCCGGGTAAAGGGGGCGAAGAAGTCGACGGCTTCCCGGTCTTCAACACCGTGCGTGAGGCGGTCGGCGAGACCGGGGCAAACACTTCGCTTATCTTCGTGCCACCCCCGTTCTGTGCCGATGCGATTCTCGAAGCGGCCGACGCCGGCATCGAACTGATCGTCGCCATCACCGAAGGCGTGCCGGTTCTCGATATGTCCCGTGTCAGCTACAAGCTGCAGGATTACCCCTGCACGCTGATCGGTCCGAACTGCCCGGGGATTATCACTCCCGGCGTCGCCAAGATCGGCATCATGCCTGGCTATATTCATAAGCCGGGTTCAGTCGGCCTGATCAGCAAGTCGGGAACGCTGACCTACGAAGCGACCTGGCAGTTGGGAAACCTCGGTCTCGGCCAGTCAACGGCAGTGGGAATTGGTGGCGACCCGATCATCGGAACGTCGTTCATCGATCTGCTCGACATGTTCGAAGATGATCCGGACACCGAAGCGATTCTGCTGATCGGTGAGATCGGGGGAACGGCGGAGATCGAAGCTGCTGAGTACATCAGTGAGCACATCACCAAGCCAGTCGGGGCGTTCATCGCCGGAAAGACGGCTCCTCCGGGTAAACGGATGGGGCACGCTGGCGCGATTATCTCCGGAGGGCAGGGGACCGCTGCTGAAAAAATGGCAGCCCTGGAAGCCGCTGGCGTCGTTGTTGCTGAAAGCCCGGCCGACATGGGATTGGCCGTGAAGCGAGCGATTGACAAACGGAAATCTTAAGTGCCGCCTCGCATGTTTGACCCGCAGTTCCGAACCTAAGGATGAGCAACATGATTGATCCCCGATACTCAGGAACTGCACGCCGACGTCTGGCAGCAGTTGGTCTGGTCCTTGTCGCGGTTCTTGTGCAGCCAGTCGCCGCAGAAGAGAAGCTTCCCGCTAAGACCGGAGATGAAGCCGGTTTCCGCAAGCTGACCGAGGACGACTTCACCAACGTCAACTGTCATGAAGACACCTGGCGGTGGGAAGACGGGAAGCTCTACTGCACCGGGAAGCCGGTCGGAGTGATGCGAACGAAGAAGAAGTTCAAGAACTTCGAGATGGTCGCTGAATGGTGCCATCGCAAGCCGGCGGGCAACTCGGGCATCTTCCTCTGGGCGACCGACGAATCGATCGAGAGGCTGGCGCGCGAAGGGAAGCCCGGCTTGCCGCACGGTGTCGAAGTGCAGGTTCTCGATCTCGATTATGGACGCCAGTATGAAGAACGGACGGGAAAGAAGGGTGACTGGTTCACTTCGCATGGCGATGTGTTTCCCGTGGGAGTGACGACGATGAACGTGTTCGCTCCGACGTCGCCCAACGGCTCCCGCAGCTTCCCCTCGGAGAATCGCAGCAAAGGGGTCGATGAGTGGAATCACTATTATATCCGGGCTGTTGACGGCGAAGTTCGTTTGTGGGTGAACGGTGGCGAAGTCTCCGGCGGAGACAATTGCCAACCCGCCGAAGGCTATCTCTGCCTGGAATCGGAAGGGGCTCCAATCGAGTTCCGCAACCTCAAGATTCGCGAGCTGCCCTAACAGCGATATCCGTGTTCGGACGGGGAACCTGCGACATTTTTGCCTCGTTTGCAGGCTGCAACGCAGGACCTATACTGCCAGCGTCACCTTTCGATACGGTAACTTGTCCGGTTGTTGCTCCGACCCGCGTTTGTTGTTCTGACTGCCTGACTTTCACCTTCAACTGAATCGCCAAATCGACCATGTCCTGGGTTACCAACGCCATTAAATCCTCCATCGGCCGAAAGTTCCTGGTGGCCTGTACGGGGCTGCTGCTTTGCGGCTTTCTGGTCGCACATCTCATCGGCAACCTGCTGATGTACGTCGGCCCGGAAGTCTACAACAACTACGCCCATACGTTGCACTCGCAGGAGTTCCTGATCAAGATTGCCGAGGTCGGGCTGCTGCTGCTCTTCATCGCACATCTGTGGCTGGCGATTGAAGCCAGTAGCCGCAACCGAGCCGCCCGTGAGACCCGTTACGCGGTGAAGAAATCGAAGCTTCCGGATCGAAAGATCCCCTTCGCGATCACTCCCGAGAATTACATGCTCGTCTCCGGAATCATCGTGTTAATCTTTCTCTGCATTCACCTGGGCGATTTCACGTTCAATCTCACGATGCCGGAGAAGATTGCCGGACTGGAACCTTACGACAAAGCAATCGTCATCATGCGATCGCCGGTCTCCGCAGTTGCTTATGTGATCGGGTCGCTGCTGTTGATGTGGCACCTGTGGCATGGTGCGACGAGTATGTTTCAGACTCTGGGGCTGCGTCATCCCAAGTACGACGGGCTGACCCAGAACTTTGGTCCGGTGTTCGCTGTGATCATCGGCTTCGGTTTCGCGACGTTCCCCGTCTACGCCTGGCTCATTCCTTACGATCCCCCCGCACCTTCGCCGAATGCTCCGGAAGCTCATGGCGAACCGGATTTGCACTCGATGCAGACATCGCCCGCCTGGCAGCCATTCTCGGTCGAGAAGAGAGTGCCCGGTTGAACAGAATAACGTTCGAAACCAGCGACTGATTCTCTGACGTGTCATCACCTAATACCTGGACGAAATCAAGTTATGTCCGTGTTGCAATCGAATGTTCCCGACGGTCCTCTGAGTGAAAAGTGGACTCGGCACAAGAACAACATGAAGCTGATTGCGCCCAACAATAAGCGCAAGTACAACATCATCGTTGTCGGAACCGGGCTGGCTGGCGGTGCCGCAGCCGCATCTCTGGCGGAGATGGGCTACAACGTCAAAGCGTTCTGTTACCAGGACTCGGCTCGCCGGGCACACAGCATCGCTGCGCAGGGGGGGATTAACGCCGCCAAGAACTATCCCAACGACGGTGACTCGGTCTGGCGTCTGTTCTACGACACCATAAAAGGGGGCGATTACCGGGCCCGCGAAGCCAACGTGTATCGGCTCGCGGAAGTTTCGGCGAACATCATCGATCAATGTGTCGCTCAGGGCGTTCCTTTCGCCCGCGAGTACGGTGGTCTGCTGGCGAACCGGACTTTCGGGGGAGCTCAGGTTTCCCGAACGTTTTACGCCCGTGGACAGACGGGGCAACAGCTGTTGCTGGGTGCGTACTCCGCTCTTATGAGACAGGTCGCCAAAGGCAAAGCTCAGATTTATTCCCGTCAGGAAATGCTCGACCTGGTCATGGTCGACGGAATGGCTCGGGGCATCATCACCCGCAATATGGTGACCGGGGAAATCGAACGCCACGCCGGCGATGCTGTTCTGCTATGTACCGGCGGATACGGCAACGTTTATTACCTGTCGACGAACGCGATGGGCTGCAATGTGACCGCCACCTGGCGTTGCTACAAACGGGGAGCTTACTACGCCAACCCCTGTTTCACACAGATCCATCCGACCTGTATTCCGGTTTCGGGCGATTACCAGTCCAAGCTGACGCTGATGAGCGAATCGTTGCGGAACGACGGTCGGGTCTGGGTTCCCAAAAAGCCGGATGACAATCGGCCGCCGTCACAAATTCCCGAAGAAGATCGCGACTACTATCTGGAACGTCGTTACCCCGCGTTCGGAAACATGGTCCCTCGTGACGTCGCCTCTCGTGCCGCCAAAGAACGCTGCGACGCCGGCTACGGTGTCGGCGAGGGCAAGGCGGTCTATCTCGATTTCAAGCGAGCGATCGCGGAGCAGGGCGAAAAGGCGATCGAAGCCAAGTACGGCAACCTGTTCCACATGTACAAGAAGATTACGAACGAGAACCCGTACGAAACCCCGATGAAGATTTATCCGGCCGTGCACTACACGATGGGTGGGCTGTGGGTCGACTACAATCTGGAAAGTACGTTGAAAGGTCTGTTCGTTCTGGGGGAAGCCAACTTCTCCGATCACGGAGCAAACCGCCTCGGGGCTTCGGCTCTGATGCAGGGACTGGCCGACGGTTACTTCGTCGCTCCTTACACGGTCGGCAACCATCTGGCGGTCAACGATATCGAGCGGAAGAAAGTCGATACGAAGAACCCGGCCTTCGACGCTGTGGAACAGGACGTTCGGGGCAGAATTGACACGCTGCTCTCCATCAAGGGGCGACGTTCGGTCGACAGCTTCCATCGCGAACTCGGTCTGGCGATGTGGGACTATTGCGGCATGGCCCGCAATGCGGATGGACTGCGGACGGCTATCGAGAGGATCACGAGCATCCGTCGCGAGTTCTGGGAGAATGTCCATGTCACTGGGGTCGGGCAGGAACTGAACCAGGAACTCGAGAAAGCCGGGCGTGTCGCCGATTTCCTGGAGTTCGGCGAACTGCTGGCCCGCGACGCACTGGCCCGCGAAGAATCGTGTGGGGGGCACTTCCGCGAAGAACACCAGACCGCGGAGAACGAAGCCCGTCGCGACGATGAAAACTTCGCACACGTGGCCGCCTGGGAATATCAGGGCGACGACGTCGAGCCGGTCCGTCACAAGGAAGAGCTCAAGTTCGAGAACGTCAAACTCACCCAGCGAAGCTATAAGTAGGCCGTCAAAGTTCCATCCTGTTGCAGCAATTCACGTTCAAGTTCAGAGCCCGGACAGGGCAATAGGCAACTGTCATGAAATTGACCCTTCATATCTGGCGGCAGCCCAATACCGAAGCTGCAGGAGAGTTCAAGACCTATGAACTTTCCGACGTTTCAGAACACATGTCGTTCCTCGAAATGCTCGATGTGCTCAACGAGAAGTTGATCGCCGAGGGGCAGGAACCTGTGGCTTTCGATCACGATTGCCGCGAAGGCATCTGCGGCACCTGCAGCCTGATGATTAACGGTCAGGCTCACGGTCCGGATCGAGAAACGACTGCCTGCCAGCTGCATATGCGGCGATTCAAGGATGGCGATGAGATCTGGATTGAGCCCTGGCGAGCCAAGGCGTTTCCAGTCATCAAGGATCTGGTCGTGAATCGCACGGCGCTCGATCGGATCATTCAGGCCGGGGGATATGTTTCAGTAAACACCGGAAACGCTCCCGATGCGAACTCGACCATCGTCCCCAAGCAGAATGCCGATCTCGCCTTCGACGCAGCGACCTGCATCGGTTGCGGAGCCTGTGTGGCGGCCTGCAAGAACGCCTCGGCCATGCTGTTCCTTTCCGCGAAGGTTTCGCAGCTGGCGCTGTTGCCGCAGGGACAGCCGGAACGCAAGACACGCGCCATCAACATGCTCAAGCAGATGGACGAAGAAGGCTTCGGCAACTGCACAAACACCAATGAGTGTGAAGCGGCTTGTCCGGCCGGGATCAGCGTCGAGAACATCGCCCGTCTCAACCGGCAGTATGTCTCCGCAGTATTGACGTCGCGCGACTGACGCGTCCGCCAGATGGTGGCGAAAAATCCATTCGTCGTGCCGGACACCTGCGCCTTGCTGGTCGATGTTGGTTCGCTGCCGTCGTCGTTAGAATGATTCGCTGGACCGAACATCAGCGTGTCCCGCCGGCTGCGAGCAACCGGGACACTCGAAATCGTGCTGAACGGAATGCTTCAAGGAGCGTCTTGCTGTGACCAATTCCACTCTTCACAAGACTTCGCTCAACGATTGGCATCGCCAGCACGGCGGCCGCATGGTGGAATTCGCCGGCTGGGAAATGCCGATCCAGTATTCGACCATCACCGAGGAGCACCACGCTGTTCGACGGCAGTGTGGTCTGTTCGACATCTCGCACATGGGCCGGTTGGAAGTTCGCGGTCGTCAGGCGGCCGAGTTCCTGAACAGTCTCGTCACGATCGACGTCTCCCGACTGTCCGATCATCGCATCCGCTACGCACTGGCGACCAACTCGCAGGGGGGGATTCGCGACGACATTCTGGTCTATCGCCAGGCCGATGCGTTCCTCGTTGTCGTGAACGCATCCAATCGAGAGAAGATTGTCGAATTCTGGTCGTCTCGGCTGAGCCGGTTTCCTGAGGCCGTGCTTGAGGATCGGACGCTGCAAACGTCGATGATCGCCGTACAGGGGCCTGAAGCCGCAGGGATCATGAGGACTGAGTTTCCCGGTGTGGAACAGCTGAAATACTACCGCTGCCAGTCGATGATCGAGCAGGGGAGTGAGATCGTCGTCAGTCGAACGGGCTATACCGGTGAAGATGGATTTGAAATCATCGGCTCGCACGACTTTGTCTCGGCGTGCTGGCAGCGATTGTTCAGTCACCATCAGAAAGCGTTACGACCCTGCGGGTTAGGATGCCGGGACACATTGCGGCTGGAAGCGGGGATGCCGCTCTACGGACACGAACTCTCTGAAGAGATTGATCCTCTTGCGGCCGGGCTGGCCTTTGCTGTCGATCTGGGCAAGTCGGATTTCGAAGGCCGCGAGGAGCTCAATCGCATCCGGACAGCCGGGCCACGCCAGCAACGAGTAGGCCTGGAACTTGAGGGCCGCAGGATCGCCCGCGAAGGCGCCACGATTCTGAACAACGACGGTAAGCCAGTGGGTGAAGTGACGTCGGGGACGTTTTCACCGACGCTGGAGAGGTCGATTGCCATGGGCTACGTTCCGGTTGAACTGGCCGCTCCCGGCACGTCCGTCACAATCGACATTCGCGGCAAAGGCTGCCCTGCTTGCGTTAGCGAGATCCCTTTCTACCGAAAAGGAAAAGGTTAAAACGAAGTTCTTGTTATCAGGGGATAGGTTGGAGATAATCGACACCCCTGTATACTCATTGATGCAACTCTCAGCGATGGTCCCGGCAGGTGCCCGATGGTTCCTGCCCGCTGTTCACACCCCGTTTCCTCTCTGTTCACTATGAAACGATTCGTCGACAGTGTTGCTATCGTTACCGGCCCGAGTGATCGGGGAATCGGGGGAGCGATTGCAGAACGACTGGGCGAAGAAGGGGCGGAACTGATTCTGGTGGGGATTTCGAAACCCCGCAGACTGCTGAAACGGCTCCAGCGCCGCGGCGTTACCGTCCACTGGTTTGAAGTGGACGTTACCAAGACCGAGCAAATTAAGGCCTTCATGGATCAGGTCGTCGAGGACGTCGGCCACGTGGATGTTCTGGTCAACAACGCGGGCGTGGAGTTCTCCAAACCGTTCGAAGAGATCGAAGATTCCGAATGGGATCACCTGATCGACGTGAATCTGACGGGCGCCATGAAGATGACGCGGGCCGCGCTGGCGTGCCTGACGGAGCAGGGGGGCGTGATCGTCAATATCGCTTCTGTGCTGGGAATCTCGGGTTGCCCGGGCTATCACGCGTACGCGGCTTCGAAGGCCGGGTTGATCGGAATGACGCAGTCGCTCGCTCTCGAAATTGCCCGCTATGGACAACGGGCCGTCTGCGTTTCTCCGGCTCTGGTGCATACGCCGATGGCGTTCAAGCACAGTTCGCAGCTAGATCCTGAGACCTGGCAGAAGCTCGAAGCGGCCCATCCGCTCGGAATCGGAAACCCGCAGGATGTCGCCGATGTGGTGGCGTTTCTCGCCTCGCATGAAGCGCGCTGGATTTCTGGAATTTCGATCCCCGTCGGCTGGATCCCGTCCTTCGGATTGCCAGTCCCGAATAATGCAGCCGGGACCCCCACGAGTCGTGGAGTCGTTTCGCTGCTCTCATCGCAGTAGCCTCGCGCTCGCTTTCTTCGCGGAACGTTTTGCTCGCCCCGCCGGGCACGGGGCCGAAAAGCGGTCCCGTCGTTCCGATTCTGCCCCCTGGATTCCCGCTGCGCGAGTCATTTCCCGGGATCGTCACTTTCGGCAACCTTGCCCGATCTCATATAATGTGACGAGTCCCTAGGATAAACAAAAAGTTCCAGGCCGATCCATTCTTCTGGCTCCAGGCTCCCCGGGTGTTCGTTTCCCGAGGTTGGTCTCTGCATCAGCTCGTGAGTTCTCACTGGCTTGCCGCGACGTCGAAACCGTTCCTCAGGTAGCAGGAACCGGAGTCGAAGAAGAGCATCGGTCGCGCTGCGGACGAGGTGATCAACGTGTCCGAAGAACTGACAATCGATAATTATCGCCTGGCCAATCTTGTCGCCAGTGGATCTTCCAGCCAGATCTGGGAGGTCTACGATGAGGAAACCAACGAGCGATTTGCCATGAAGCTCCTCCTCGAGGAGGCATTCAAGACGGCAGAGGCCAAGGCGACGCTGAAGCGCGAATTCAAAATCGCCTCGGCGTTCGACCATCCGAACATCATCCAGGTCTTCGACCATCGGCAGACGCGCAAACAGGCGTACTTCACGATGGAGCACTTCGGCGGGCCGAATCTCAAGCAAATTATCCGTGGCGATCTGCTCGTCATTCATGTGCGATTTCGTAAGCTGGTCGAATGCCTGCTGATGGCCCTTGGGCATGTTCATGAGCAGGGTTGGCTGCATCGCGATGTGAAACCCGACAACGTGATGATGTCCAAGGCCACCGATGTGCGGCTGATTGACTTCTCGCTCTCGTCGAAAGCACCTTCGGCTGTGGCCAAGCTGCTGAGCGGCAAATCGAAGCACATTCAGGGGACGCGAACCTACATCGCGCCCGAGATCGTCCGCCGGAAACTGCCGACGGTTCAATCCGATCTTTACAGCTTCGGTGTGATGCTGTT is part of the Rubinisphaera margarita genome and encodes:
- the gcvT gene encoding glycine cleavage system aminomethyltransferase GcvT → MTNSTLHKTSLNDWHRQHGGRMVEFAGWEMPIQYSTITEEHHAVRRQCGLFDISHMGRLEVRGRQAAEFLNSLVTIDVSRLSDHRIRYALATNSQGGIRDDILVYRQADAFLVVVNASNREKIVEFWSSRLSRFPEAVLEDRTLQTSMIAVQGPEAAGIMRTEFPGVEQLKYYRCQSMIEQGSEIVVSRTGYTGEDGFEIIGSHDFVSACWQRLFSHHQKALRPCGLGCRDTLRLEAGMPLYGHELSEEIDPLAAGLAFAVDLGKSDFEGREELNRIRTAGPRQQRVGLELEGRRIAREGATILNNDGKPVGEVTSGTFSPTLERSIAMGYVPVELAAPGTSVTIDIRGKGCPACVSEIPFYRKGKG
- a CDS encoding SDR family NAD(P)-dependent oxidoreductase: MKRFVDSVAIVTGPSDRGIGGAIAERLGEEGAELILVGISKPRRLLKRLQRRGVTVHWFEVDVTKTEQIKAFMDQVVEDVGHVDVLVNNAGVEFSKPFEEIEDSEWDHLIDVNLTGAMKMTRAALACLTEQGGVIVNIASVLGISGCPGYHAYAASKAGLIGMTQSLALEIARYGQRAVCVSPALVHTPMAFKHSSQLDPETWQKLEAAHPLGIGNPQDVADVVAFLASHEARWISGISIPVGWIPSFGLPVPNNAAGTPTSRGVVSLLSSQ